Part of the Lichenicola cladoniae genome is shown below.
TTTCGCATGGGTTCTTTTTCCAGCCGACGGTGTTCGCCGATTGCACGCCGGACACGCTGGTGATGAGCGAGGAGACGTTCGGGCCGGTGCTGGGCGTGGCGCCGTTCGACACGCTGGACGAGGTCATCGCCGAAGCCAATGCCGGGCCGTACGGCCTCGCGGCCTACGTCTATGCACGCGACGTCGGTGAGATCTTCACGCTGACGCGGGCACTGTGCTTCGGCAGCATCGCCGTCAACAACGTGGATGCGGGGATCATGAACGCACCGTATGGCGGCCGGAAGCGCAGCGGCATCGGCTACGAGCACGGGCGCGAGGGCATGGAGGGTTATCTCGCCCTCAAGCATGTCCGGCTGCGGCACGGAGCGTAAGGCGGGCATGGCCAGCATCGCCTGCTTCGTCGGCATCGATCTCGGTACCTCCGCCTGCAAGACCCTCGCGATCGACGAGAACGGCCGGGTCCTGGCGCGCGGTTCGGCGGAGTACCAGCTCTCGACGCCGCGTCCCGGCTGGGCCGAACAATCGCCGGATGACTGGCAGGCGGGCTGCGACCGCGCCATGCGGCAGCTGGTGGCTGCGCTGCCGCCCGGCGCCGTCGTGCAGGCGATCGGCCTGTCCGGGCAGATGCACGGGCTGGTGGCGCTCGACAAGGACGACCGCGCGATCCGGCCCGCCATCCTCTGGTGCGACAACCGCACCGAGGCGCAATGCGCGACCCTGACCGAACGGGTCGGTGGTCTGGAGGCGCTGGTCGGCCTCACCGGCAACCGGATGCTGCCCGGGTTCACCGCCGGCAAGCTGCTCTGGCTGCGCGAGCACGAGCCCGAGACGCTCGACCGGATGCGGCGCTTCCTGCTGCCCAAGGACGCACTGCGCCTGGACATGACCGGCGTGCATGCGACCGACGTGTCGGATGCCTCCGGCACCGGCCTGTTCGACGTGCGTGCACGAAGCTGGTCCCGGCCGATGCTGGACGCGGTCGGGCTGACGCCGGAGCAGGTTCCGGCCGCCTTCGAGTCGCATGAGGTGACCGGTCGCCTGCGCCCGGTGACGGCGGCGCGCTGGGGCCTGCCGCCCGGCGTGCCCGTGGTCGCGGGCGGCGGCGATTCGGTCATCCAGACCACATCGATGGGGGTGATCGATCCCGGCGTGGTCGGTGTCACGATCGGCACCGCCGGCCTGGTCGGGGCCAGCGTCGCATCATGCCCCGACAATCCCGGAGCGCGCCTGCAGGTGTCGTGCGGCAATGCGCCCGGACGCTGGCATGTCATGGGCGTCACGCTGAACGGCGGCGGCGCGTTCCAGTGGTGGCGCGATGCGGTCGCGGCGCTGCCCGGCGAGACGCCCGATTTCGACACGCTGGTGGCCCTGGCGGAGCAGGTGCCGTGCGGTGCCGGCGGGCTGCTGTTCCTGCCCTACCTGATGGGCGAGCGCTGTCCGCATGTGGCGCCCGATGCACGCGGCGCCTGGATCGGCCTGACCCGCGGCCACGACATCCGGCACATGACCCGGGCCGTCATGGAAGGCGTGCTGCTGAACACCCGGTCGATCCTGGATGTGGTGGCGGCGTCCGGGGTAGCCTGGGAGTCGCTGCGGGTATCGGGAGGTGCCACGGCATCGCCGGCCTGGCTGCAGATGCTCGCCGACGTCACCGGACAGGAGGTGGCGACCGTGACCGCCGCGGCCGAGGGCGGCGCCTACGGAGCCGCCCTGCTGGCCGGAGTCGGCGCCGGGCGGTGGTCCTCGCTCGAGGAAGCGGTGACGCTGATCGCCACCACCTCCATCACCACGCCACGCGCGGCAGCGGCCGCCACGTATGACCGGCTTCATCCGATCCATGCCG
Proteins encoded:
- the xylB gene encoding xylulokinase, producing MASIACFVGIDLGTSACKTLAIDENGRVLARGSAEYQLSTPRPGWAEQSPDDWQAGCDRAMRQLVAALPPGAVVQAIGLSGQMHGLVALDKDDRAIRPAILWCDNRTEAQCATLTERVGGLEALVGLTGNRMLPGFTAGKLLWLREHEPETLDRMRRFLLPKDALRLDMTGVHATDVSDASGTGLFDVRARSWSRPMLDAVGLTPEQVPAAFESHEVTGRLRPVTAARWGLPPGVPVVAGGGDSVIQTTSMGVIDPGVVGVTIGTAGLVGASVASCPDNPGARLQVSCGNAPGRWHVMGVTLNGGGAFQWWRDAVAALPGETPDFDTLVALAEQVPCGAGGLLFLPYLMGERCPHVAPDARGAWIGLTRGHDIRHMTRAVMEGVLLNTRSILDVVAASGVAWESLRVSGGATASPAWLQMLADVTGQEVATVTAAAEGGAYGAALLAGVGAGRWSSLEEAVTLIATTSITTPRAAAAATYDRLHPIHAALFGSLGGAIASLTAFDAASRPDQGASSC